One genomic region from Spirosoma sp. KCTC 42546 encodes:
- a CDS encoding intradiol ring-cleavage dioxygenase → MKNHWLILLLAMLSTTLNVLGQDNKVGGPCEGCEAILESPVPFDKLDSFLKMPDASWDGKKPLGINGIVYKADGKTPASGVMLYIYHTDETGHYPKKGDEKGWAKRHGYIRGWMRTNEKGEYKFVTLRPASYPGRTDPAHIHITVKEPGLNEYYIDEYLFDDDPLLTTSARQKLENRGGSGILKLKDVGNMYKAERHIYLGRNIPNYPANQ, encoded by the coding sequence ATGAAAAATCACTGGTTAATTCTGCTTCTCGCCATGCTATCCACTACGCTGAACGTACTAGGACAGGATAATAAAGTTGGCGGCCCCTGCGAAGGGTGTGAAGCCATTCTGGAGAGTCCGGTTCCCTTCGACAAACTGGATAGCTTCCTGAAAATGCCGGATGCATCATGGGATGGGAAGAAGCCTCTTGGGATAAATGGAATCGTTTATAAGGCAGATGGAAAAACACCCGCGTCGGGCGTTATGCTATACATCTACCATACCGATGAAACGGGCCATTATCCAAAAAAAGGTGATGAAAAAGGCTGGGCAAAGCGGCATGGGTACATCCGTGGCTGGATGCGTACCAACGAAAAAGGAGAATACAAATTTGTTACACTTCGGCCAGCGTCCTACCCTGGCCGTACCGATCCAGCCCATATTCACATCACGGTGAAAGAGCCGGGGCTCAACGAATATTACATTGATGAATACTTGTTCGATGATGACCCGCTGCTAACGACTTCGGCCCGGCAGAAACTGGAGAATCGGGGTGGCAGTGGCATACTGAAACTCAAGGATGTAGGCAACATGTATAAAGCCGAACGGCATATCTACCTCGGCAGGAATATTCCGAACTACCCAGCGAATCAGTAA
- a CDS encoding exo-alpha-sialidase, with the protein MKTLSFSLIIPFFLIAHHVLAQSGNPAILRSELIYEQAPFPECHASTLAETPKGLVAAWFGGTHERHPDVGIWVSSQTGTNWTTPIEVATGVQPDGKRLPCWNPVLFQVPGAELILFYKVGPSPSTWWGLLKRSTDGGKTWSAAERLPDGILGPIKNKPVLLASGALLCPTSSEDHNWRVHFERTSDWGKTWQKTAPINDGINDGAIQPSILFYPNGQLQALCRSQRSGFILETWSKDDGKTWSPLQKTTLPNPNSGTDAVTLKDGRQVLVYNPTSPVMGKSGPRTPLDIAISNDGKTWKTLAVLENEPGEYSYPAVIQTADGLVHVTYTWKRQRIKHVVLDPKKG; encoded by the coding sequence ATGAAAACCTTATCCTTCTCTCTTATTATTCCCTTTTTCCTGATTGCACACCATGTTTTAGCGCAATCGGGCAACCCGGCGATTCTTCGCAGCGAATTGATCTATGAACAGGCTCCTTTCCCGGAGTGTCATGCATCCACCCTGGCAGAAACGCCTAAGGGCCTGGTAGCGGCCTGGTTTGGAGGCACACATGAGCGCCATCCTGATGTGGGTATTTGGGTGAGTAGCCAAACGGGAACGAACTGGACAACACCCATTGAGGTAGCAACGGGTGTTCAACCCGATGGCAAGCGTTTGCCTTGCTGGAATCCGGTTTTGTTTCAGGTACCGGGTGCCGAATTAATTTTATTCTACAAAGTTGGTCCCAGTCCCTCAACCTGGTGGGGCTTGCTGAAACGGTCAACAGATGGAGGGAAAACGTGGTCGGCTGCGGAGCGGTTGCCCGATGGTATTTTAGGCCCCATTAAAAACAAGCCGGTTTTACTGGCTTCGGGCGCTTTACTCTGTCCAACAAGCTCGGAAGATCATAATTGGCGGGTGCATTTCGAGCGAACCAGCGATTGGGGAAAAACCTGGCAGAAAACAGCCCCGATCAACGATGGAATAAATGATGGGGCAATTCAGCCAAGTATTTTGTTTTACCCAAATGGGCAATTGCAGGCTCTTTGCCGTAGCCAGAGAAGTGGATTCATTCTGGAAACCTGGTCGAAGGACGATGGTAAAACCTGGTCTCCTTTGCAGAAAACGACCCTTCCTAATCCTAACTCAGGTACAGATGCTGTGACCCTGAAAGATGGTCGGCAGGTATTGGTTTATAACCCAACGTCGCCTGTTATGGGTAAGAGTGGGCCACGTACACCCCTCGATATCGCCATTTCCAACGATGGTAAAACCTGGAAAACCCTGGCTGTTCTCGAAAACGAACCGGGTGAATATTCGTATCCAGCCGTGATTCAAACCGCCGATGGTCTTGTTCACGTAACCTATACCTGGAAACGCCAGCGCATTAAACACGTTGTGCTGGACCCGAAAAAAGGATAG
- a CDS encoding sialate O-acetylesterase encodes MINNYKEVNKVAGVRLFLWLFLLIPTLVSGQFQLTFPVSRIVFQRDNSNQAAVPVHAVVPSAVTQLKVRLVVRQGGTTTGWTTFTPTNGAVSGRVLSVQGGWYDLEAEAFTGAVSLGIKRIERVGVGEVLLASGQSNAQGFPYTTGASDDRVSCLNYYDGQITESRFPLVFSHLSVPTSVGPTNSSYIYGMLGDKLVQRLGVPVLIYGSGIGGTSSLQWRQSAEGQVIPESAQWDGADDLRPYRAIKATLNHYVRRTGLRAILWHQGESDKGKPASDYISNIQKLIEVSRQDIGVSTVPWVIARASWIDGSPDPAIVQAQNQLISQVPYCYAGPNTDLYDNSYRQEGTHFLTSFYPQLAELWNQVLTTSFFQQSPPYTLPQDAPRITVGLPQPAYQYQGGHLVIPFLDEAPDGPESGVTYTAQLVSSTGQFVTNLGVGNTRPLRVTLPDNLTAGTYQTRIVSSATSSTLSPPITVFAPTYPKKMGTGLTGRYMSGSDPNGPALFTQVDGPLDMTWFDTGPTPYMPIRDWIISWTGQVEAPVTGTYTIKTSYDDAIRVWINGQLVIDDIAAHAWPFYIKGQITLQANQRYDIRVDLLQYWYNAQLRLQWIVPGTTQAVYIPKDRLYPSTTPVTTSGTSLKVVFPSPRAVFQRNNANTGQINIKGLCPAQTERVEIRVSPVVSGYGQNSDAFVVLDNQPANGTFSGSVTATGGWYNLDIQAIVQNKVISHIRVTPVGVGEVFVIAGEANAQGINPIRSVVSTTDDRVSSVPHVNYTDTTRLPLPPQFSTLAADKPIGPHGNTAWCWSELGDLLTTRLNVPVLFYNTAWAGTTVRNWRESMEQGNTTTLDGTPMPAGMPYSNLKRVLKDYVPLTGLRAILWQQGESEYYSSNPQATNYATDLKAMINRSRSDAGFAQLPWIVARASVDNTTSLLYPSGSYEPVTNRQNEVIQTTAQVLAGPITDTIQIPRPGGIYFQGTGLTRLSKAWDTALTSAVWAMTSLAAQPPTVSDLSLIAQAATRVNAVNQDIPFRVTVVNEGKTTATNVKVRSFLPDHLQFTGSSSMSLVQGSLLASIPSLATGQRTTLSFTARPQLPGSYQVASEIVRADQLDQDSRPNTSISDGEDDAAWVDFRTPESTASVFTVATSPNAPVLPAVVSAQPFADPNKADLSLRLMTNSLASLSNVPISVSLIVKNTGALTAQNVQIGCLLPAGISFISSPNMSLVSNTVRGTIASIPAGGVSVLTFTITSTAAGNKVLQAQIEAATPLDPDSTPNNGFTNGEDDMATLTIRVGGITP; translated from the coding sequence ATGATTAACAATTACAAAGAAGTAAACAAGGTCGCTGGAGTACGCTTATTTCTATGGCTTTTCTTGCTCATTCCGACCCTTGTTTCTGGCCAATTCCAGCTTACTTTCCCGGTATCCAGAATCGTTTTTCAGCGAGACAATTCGAATCAGGCCGCCGTTCCAGTTCATGCCGTAGTACCTTCGGCCGTCACACAGCTTAAGGTACGGTTAGTTGTGCGGCAGGGTGGTACAACTACAGGTTGGACAACCTTTACGCCCACGAATGGTGCGGTTTCGGGCCGTGTCCTTTCTGTTCAGGGAGGCTGGTACGATCTGGAAGCCGAAGCCTTTACGGGTGCGGTGAGCCTGGGTATCAAACGAATTGAACGGGTGGGCGTTGGCGAAGTTCTACTTGCCTCGGGCCAATCCAATGCGCAGGGTTTTCCGTATACGACGGGGGCATCTGATGATCGCGTTTCCTGCCTGAATTATTATGATGGACAAATTACCGAATCCCGCTTTCCCTTAGTGTTTAGCCACTTATCGGTTCCAACGTCGGTTGGCCCAACAAACTCGTCCTACATCTATGGTATGCTGGGCGACAAGCTTGTACAGCGGTTGGGTGTACCTGTCCTGATTTATGGATCGGGCATTGGTGGCACATCGTCCCTTCAATGGCGTCAATCGGCAGAGGGGCAGGTTATTCCGGAGAGTGCTCAATGGGACGGAGCCGATGACCTACGACCGTACCGGGCCATCAAGGCAACCTTGAATCATTATGTGCGCAGAACGGGCCTTCGGGCTATTCTTTGGCATCAGGGAGAATCCGACAAAGGCAAGCCCGCTTCAGATTATATCAGCAACATCCAAAAACTCATCGAGGTCAGTCGTCAGGACATAGGCGTTTCAACGGTGCCCTGGGTCATTGCGCGGGCTTCCTGGATTGACGGTAGCCCTGACCCTGCTATAGTTCAGGCACAGAATCAACTGATTTCTCAGGTTCCGTATTGCTATGCAGGGCCTAATACGGATCTGTATGATAACAGCTACCGGCAGGAAGGTACTCACTTCCTGACTTCCTTTTATCCGCAACTGGCCGAACTCTGGAATCAGGTCCTCACCACCAGTTTCTTCCAGCAGTCGCCCCCTTACACATTGCCTCAGGATGCACCCCGGATCACGGTTGGCCTGCCCCAGCCAGCCTACCAATATCAGGGTGGCCATTTGGTTATTCCTTTTCTTGACGAAGCGCCGGATGGCCCCGAATCAGGGGTTACCTATACAGCTCAGTTAGTTTCTTCGACTGGCCAGTTTGTCACCAATCTGGGCGTGGGAAATACCCGCCCTTTACGTGTTACGCTCCCAGATAATCTGACGGCAGGAACCTACCAAACCCGGATTGTGTCATCGGCAACATCATCTACCCTTAGCCCGCCGATTACAGTTTTTGCGCCAACCTATCCCAAAAAAATGGGCACGGGACTAACCGGGCGCTATATGAGTGGTTCCGACCCAAATGGCCCAGCCTTATTTACGCAAGTGGATGGGCCACTGGATATGACGTGGTTTGATACAGGCCCTACTCCCTATATGCCAATCCGTGATTGGATCATCAGCTGGACCGGTCAGGTAGAAGCTCCGGTTACAGGTACGTATACGATTAAAACCAGCTACGACGACGCCATCCGTGTCTGGATAAACGGGCAACTCGTAATTGATGATATAGCAGCTCATGCCTGGCCTTTCTACATAAAAGGACAAATTACCTTGCAGGCAAATCAGCGGTACGACATTCGGGTTGATTTGTTGCAGTACTGGTACAATGCCCAGCTCCGATTGCAATGGATTGTGCCAGGTACCACACAGGCGGTTTATATTCCAAAAGATCGGCTCTATCCATCTACAACGCCAGTGACCACATCAGGTACGTCGCTCAAAGTCGTTTTCCCAAGTCCTCGAGCTGTATTTCAGAGAAACAATGCCAACACCGGCCAAATCAATATAAAGGGATTATGTCCAGCCCAAACCGAACGTGTTGAGATCAGGGTTTCGCCAGTAGTATCGGGTTATGGACAAAACAGCGATGCATTTGTCGTATTGGACAATCAACCTGCTAATGGTACGTTCTCTGGCTCTGTTACGGCAACTGGTGGCTGGTATAATCTGGACATACAGGCCATTGTCCAAAATAAGGTGATCAGCCACATCCGGGTAACCCCTGTTGGCGTAGGGGAAGTGTTTGTTATTGCAGGGGAGGCTAATGCACAGGGGATTAATCCGATCCGGTCCGTTGTATCCACAACCGACGACCGCGTAAGTAGTGTTCCTCATGTCAATTATACCGACACAACCCGGCTTCCGCTACCTCCTCAGTTCAGCACGCTGGCCGCCGATAAACCGATTGGCCCACACGGTAATACGGCCTGGTGCTGGAGTGAATTAGGGGATTTATTGACCACTCGGCTAAATGTGCCCGTTCTGTTTTACAACACCGCCTGGGCAGGCACAACCGTTCGTAACTGGCGGGAAAGCATGGAGCAGGGAAATACAACTACCCTGGATGGAACCCCCATGCCAGCAGGTATGCCCTACAGTAATCTTAAACGAGTCCTGAAGGACTATGTTCCCCTGACAGGCTTACGAGCCATATTATGGCAACAGGGTGAAAGCGAGTACTACTCAAGCAACCCCCAGGCAACAAATTATGCAACCGATTTAAAAGCGATGATTAATCGAAGTCGATCTGATGCCGGTTTTGCCCAACTTCCATGGATAGTTGCCCGAGCTTCGGTCGATAACACGACAAGCCTTTTATACCCATCCGGGAGTTACGAACCCGTTACAAATCGACAAAATGAGGTTATACAAACAACGGCACAAGTGCTGGCTGGCCCCATTACCGATACAATCCAGATACCCAGGCCCGGTGGTATTTATTTTCAGGGAACTGGTCTTACCCGATTATCTAAAGCCTGGGATACAGCCCTGACAAGTGCAGTCTGGGCAATGACAAGCCTGGCAGCCCAGCCACCAACCGTAAGTGATCTTAGCCTGATAGCTCAGGCAGCCACTCGGGTAAATGCAGTAAACCAGGACATTCCCTTTAGAGTAACTGTTGTGAATGAAGGTAAAACAACTGCTACGAATGTAAAGGTGCGTAGCTTTTTACCTGATCATCTTCAATTTACGGGGAGTTCATCGATGTCTCTCGTTCAGGGTAGCCTACTAGCCTCCATTCCTAGTCTGGCCACTGGTCAACGAACTACGTTATCTTTTACAGCCCGGCCCCAGTTGCCCGGCTCTTATCAGGTAGCCAGCGAAATCGTTCGGGCTGATCAATTGGATCAGGATTCGCGACCAAATACCAGTATTAGTGATGGCGAAGATGATGCAGCCTGGGTAGACTTCCGTACACCCGAAAGCACAGCATCGGTATTTACGGTTGCCACCTCCCCAAATGCGCCAGTGTTACCTGCGGTTGTCAGTGCACAGCCCTTCGCTGATCCAAACAAAGCTGATCTTAGTTTACGATTAATGACAAACAGTTTGGCAAGCTTGTCGAATGTGCCTATTTCCGTAAGCCTGATTGTGAAGAATACGGGCGCTTTGACAGCGCAAAATGTGCAGATTGGTTGCCTCTTACCAGCTGGTATATCATTTATCAGCAGCCCGAACATGAGTTTGGTTAGCAACACGGTTCGCGGTACGATAGCCAGCATTCCTGCGGGCGGGGTATCTGTACTCACATTTACCATTACGTCTACAGCAGCCGGGAACAAAGTCCTTCAGGCTCAAATCGAAGCGGCTACTCCGCTGGACCCAGACTCTACACCCAATAACGGGTTTACGAATGGGGAAGATGATATGGCCACACTAACCATCCGAGTGGGTGGGATCACGCCCTAA
- a CDS encoding sensor histidine kinase — protein sequence MKIPLSNRTIPVKYALVHTAYWVLITGFFLYEKRYLIYKAGLPYFAACVLVRVGLLIGIAYLNLHYFLPRYLLTGRYLRYFSLVLLSILCYLLVQGFYDFIIYGFVIAPTRNRDWIETISYNFFSTLWYLGLMVPLKLSIDWYEQQRMIQKITVEKLQAELNFLRSQVNPHFLFNILNNLYALTLKKSDLAPDMVLKLSEMMEYMLYDSDDVRVPLEKEIGYLQNYIELEKIRCGDHSDIALTITGNPNGREIAPLLLLPLVENAFKHGVGKQVGKSWLHGTLTLKPTAMEMTIENNKPAVQPNGQKGGIGLVNLRKRLELLYPGRYTLQTEDGFDTYKAALCISFADNKL from the coding sequence GTGAAAATTCCACTTTCAAACCGAACCATCCCGGTTAAATATGCGCTGGTGCATACGGCCTACTGGGTATTGATTACGGGCTTTTTTCTGTACGAGAAACGATACCTGATTTACAAGGCCGGGTTGCCTTATTTTGCGGCTTGTGTACTTGTCCGGGTTGGGTTGCTAATTGGGATTGCGTACCTTAATCTGCATTATTTTTTACCCCGTTATTTATTGACAGGGCGTTATCTTCGCTATTTCTCACTCGTACTTTTGTCTATACTCTGCTATCTGTTAGTACAGGGTTTTTACGATTTTATCATTTACGGATTCGTTATTGCCCCAACCCGAAATCGCGACTGGATCGAAACGATATCGTACAATTTCTTCAGCACCCTTTGGTATCTAGGGCTGATGGTCCCGCTGAAACTAAGTATCGACTGGTACGAGCAGCAGCGTATGATTCAGAAGATTACGGTTGAGAAACTACAGGCCGAACTGAATTTTTTACGGTCGCAGGTGAACCCCCATTTTTTGTTCAATATCCTGAATAATCTCTATGCGCTGACGCTCAAAAAATCTGATCTGGCCCCGGATATGGTCCTGAAGTTATCCGAAATGATGGAGTATATGCTCTATGATAGCGATGATGTTCGGGTGCCCCTCGAAAAGGAGATTGGCTATTTGCAGAATTACATCGAGCTGGAAAAAATCCGTTGTGGAGACCATTCAGACATTGCGCTCACTATCACCGGAAACCCAAACGGGCGTGAAATTGCGCCACTTTTACTGCTGCCTTTAGTTGAGAATGCGTTTAAGCACGGAGTTGGTAAACAGGTAGGGAAATCCTGGCTACATGGCACACTGACGCTGAAACCAACGGCCATGGAAATGACGATAGAAAACAATAAACCAGCGGTTCAGCCAAACGGGCAGAAAGGCGGTATCGGCCTTGTCAATCTTCGAAAACGCCTGGAGCTACTCTATCCCGGACGCTATACACTTCAAACAGAAGATGGGTTTGATACGTACAAGGCGGCTTTATGTATCTCATTTGCTGACAATAAACTTTAA
- a CDS encoding NHL repeat-containing protein has product MKKHLLVYNSVRLAIQATLSTLLVLVTLRLSAQTITTVAGSLLKGDGGPATSAALNNPAGVAVDGSGNLFIADQTNHRIRKVATDGTITTVAGTGSYGYSGDNGPAINANLGNPSGVAVDGTGNLFIADQSTHTVRKVATDGTITTVAGTGTQGYSGDTGPAVNANLNSPYGIAVDGSGNLFIADQANHRIRKVATDGTITTVAGTGTQGYSGDTGPAVSANLSTPASVIVDGAGNLFIADLGNNRIRKVATDETITTVAGTGSFNFSGDNGPATSAELAGPTGVVLNGGNLFISDQSNNRIRKVATDGTITTVAGNGTQGFSGDNGPATSANLSSPSGIAVDGTGILFFADQTNNRIRKVATDGTLTTVAGNGTTDFSGDNGPAIDAALNSPSGVAVDGTGNLFIADRTNNRIRKVATNGTITTVAGTGTYGFSGDNVAAISADLANPTGVAVDGSGNLFIADAGNHRIRKVATNGTITTVAGNGTNSFGGDNGPATDAALANPTGVAVDGSGNLFIADAGNHRIRKVATNGTITTVAGNGTNGFSGDNGSATDAALTNPTGVAVDGMGTLFIADQTNHRIRKVTTGGTITTVAGTGTNGFDGDNGPATSAQLNTPSEVAIDGNGNLFIDDTFNHRIRKVTPDGTITTIAGTGSQGFSGDNSAATSAQLNAPFGVAVDGTGNLFIADQANNRIRKVSAPASVSVSPANPTAVCAGSNFSLTATALGFTPASYSWSSQPSGLTASGATPTFTAPSVANPTTYTLTVTATDGTETATASVTLLVNALPVASLTSSGPLNASVTSATLTASGGSSYTFGGPGLVSQNSVSGTALVNASGIYSVTVTNSAGCTNIASVSLTGTDLTPILILPQANFPTTGSVGNFLVNIFEVNGLPTSMNNVTITVTAPPGYTVSFTNGLTSIDVSGGSENPVPVDNPNWSVTNTVSDRQLTLTMANGGFISAGGKAVLGFSMTRTTANSGSLCNIQVNVNDDASLTYDGNLLNNTYSRVINAL; this is encoded by the coding sequence ATGAAAAAACATCTCCTAGTCTACAACTCAGTCAGATTGGCTATACAGGCCACTCTAAGTACCCTCCTTGTTTTAGTAACCCTACGACTATCCGCTCAAACTATCACTACGGTAGCTGGCTCTTTACTGAAAGGAGACGGTGGCCCGGCCACCAGTGCAGCCCTGAATAATCCTGCCGGTGTAGCCGTCGATGGCAGTGGGAATCTGTTTATTGCCGATCAGACGAATCACCGCATCCGTAAAGTAGCCACCGACGGTACGATTACTACCGTAGCCGGTACAGGCTCCTATGGCTACAGTGGCGATAACGGCCCCGCAATTAATGCCAACCTGGGTAATCCTTCGGGGGTAGCGGTGGATGGAACGGGCAATCTGTTTATTGCCGATCAGAGTACCCATACCGTTCGCAAAGTAGCTACCGATGGCACCATCACCACCGTAGCCGGAACGGGTACCCAGGGCTATAGTGGTGATACCGGACCAGCTGTCAATGCCAATCTGAATAGTCCCTATGGGATTGCGGTGGATGGTAGCGGCAATCTGTTTATTGCCGATCAGGCAAACCACCGCATCCGTAAAGTAGCTACCGACGGCACCATCACCACCGTAGCCGGAACGGGCACCCAAGGCTATAGTGGTGATACCGGACCAGCTGTCAGTGCCAATCTGAGTACTCCTGCGAGTGTAATAGTAGATGGTGCTGGGAATCTGTTTATTGCCGACCTGGGAAATAATCGTATCCGTAAAGTAGCCACCGATGAGACTATTACCACCGTGGCAGGAACTGGCAGTTTTAATTTTAGTGGGGATAATGGCCCAGCTACCAGTGCAGAATTGGCCGGCCCCACGGGCGTGGTTCTCAACGGGGGGAATCTGTTTATTTCCGACCAGTCAAATAATCGCATTCGTAAAGTAGCGACCGATGGCACCATCACCACCGTAGCCGGAAACGGTACTCAGGGGTTTAGTGGAGATAATGGTCCCGCTACCAGCGCCAATCTGAGCAGTCCATCTGGTATAGCAGTGGATGGCACAGGAATCCTTTTTTTTGCCGATCAGACAAATAACCGAATCCGTAAGGTAGCCACCGACGGTACCCTTACCACGGTGGCGGGCAATGGCACAACCGACTTTAGTGGGGATAACGGACCAGCTATCGATGCAGCCCTGAATAGCCCATCTGGTGTAGCGGTCGATGGCACAGGGAATCTGTTCATTGCCGACCGCACAAACAATCGAATCCGCAAGGTAGCTACCAATGGCACCATCACTACCGTGGCGGGTACAGGCACCTATGGTTTTAGCGGGGATAATGTGGCAGCAATCAGCGCAGATCTGGCGAATCCAACGGGTGTGGCGGTGGACGGCAGTGGCAATCTATTCATTGCTGATGCGGGCAATCACCGTATCCGCAAGGTAGCTACCAATGGAACCATCACTACCGTAGCTGGAAACGGCACCAATAGCTTTGGTGGAGATAATGGCCCAGCCACCGATGCGGCTCTGGCGAATCCAACGGGTGTAGCGGTGGACGGCAGTGGCAATCTATTCATTGCTGATGCGGGCAATCACCGTATCCGCAAGGTAGCTACCAATGGAACCATCACTACCGTAGCCGGAAACGGCACCAATGGCTTTAGTGGGGATAATGGTTCAGCCACCGATGCGGCCTTGACTAACCCAACGGGCGTGGCGGTGGACGGAATGGGAACTCTGTTCATTGCAGATCAGACTAACCACCGCATTCGTAAAGTAACTACCGGTGGCACCATTACTACGGTTGCCGGTACAGGCACCAACGGATTTGATGGAGATAATGGCCCGGCCACCAGCGCTCAACTAAATACACCTTCAGAGGTAGCGATAGATGGCAATGGCAATTTATTCATTGATGATACATTTAACCACCGCATTCGTAAGGTAACCCCCGATGGTACCATTACTACCATAGCTGGCACTGGCTCTCAAGGGTTTAGTGGAGATAACAGTGCGGCCACCAGTGCCCAGCTAAATGCTCCATTTGGCGTAGCCGTCGATGGCACTGGCAATCTGTTCATTGCCGATCAGGCGAATAATCGTATCCGTAAGGTTAGTGCGCCAGCCAGCGTGAGTGTAAGCCCAGCCAATCCAACAGCCGTTTGCGCTGGCAGCAATTTCAGCCTTACGGCCACTGCACTTGGCTTCACTCCCGCTTCGTATTCCTGGAGCAGCCAACCCAGCGGACTAACGGCCAGTGGAGCAACGCCCACGTTTACAGCCCCTTCTGTGGCCAACCCAACGACTTATACACTAACAGTTACCGCCACCGATGGTACGGAGACTGCAACAGCGAGTGTCACACTATTGGTCAATGCCTTACCTGTGGCCAGCTTGACAAGCAGTGGCCCCCTGAATGCTAGTGTGACCAGCGCGACACTAACGGCGAGCGGAGGCAGTTCCTACACGTTTGGCGGACCAGGCCTGGTAAGTCAGAACAGCGTATCCGGCACAGCACTGGTCAATGCGTCAGGAATCTACTCGGTAACCGTTACTAATAGTGCTGGTTGCACCAATATCGCTAGTGTTTCACTTACAGGTACAGATTTAACGCCTATCCTGATTTTACCCCAGGCTAATTTCCCCACAACGGGTAGCGTAGGCAACTTCCTGGTGAATATTTTTGAAGTAAATGGGCTACCAACCTCCATGAACAATGTGACGATTACAGTGACGGCCCCTCCAGGGTATACCGTCTCATTTACCAATGGACTCACGAGTATCGATGTATCGGGAGGTAGTGAAAACCCTGTACCTGTAGATAACCCAAACTGGTCCGTAACAAATACCGTGTCTGACCGCCAACTCACACTAACCATGGCCAATGGTGGATTTATTTCGGCGGGTGGTAAGGCCGTATTAGGTTTCAGTATGACTCGTACAACGGCGAATTCGGGCAGCTTATGCAATATCCAGGTGAATGTTAATGATGATGCTTCACTAACCTATGATGGCAACTTGTTAAATAATACCTACTCCCGAGTAATTAACGCCCTGTAA
- a CDS encoding LytTR family DNA-binding domain-containing protein, translated as MLNCILIDDEALARDVLEGYLSRLDFIGPVHQFGNAYDALLYLENHEADILFLDIEMPGMNGLDFLKILPHPPITVFTTAYRDYAFEGFELGVIDFLLKPISFPRFVQTIHKIRDFLSLKEQNARLEDNPASDLSTSIFVKSGVQRIKLTVDDVVYIQGLKDYAIIYTTTGKIVLKGSIKAMHDIFPRNQFIRVHKSFIVAVARITRIERNRLVLTGSSKDSSPIPIGRNYKEDVEKALTNLRS; from the coding sequence ATGTTAAACTGCATACTCATTGATGATGAGGCACTGGCTCGTGACGTGCTGGAAGGCTATCTCAGCCGATTGGATTTTATTGGGCCTGTGCACCAGTTCGGCAATGCGTACGATGCGCTTTTGTATCTGGAAAATCACGAAGCTGATATACTATTTCTGGACATTGAGATGCCCGGCATGAACGGCCTTGATTTTCTGAAAATACTGCCTCATCCGCCCATTACAGTTTTCACAACAGCTTACCGCGATTACGCATTTGAAGGGTTTGAGTTAGGCGTTATCGACTTTTTACTAAAACCCATTTCATTCCCCCGGTTTGTCCAGACCATCCATAAAATTCGTGATTTTTTATCCCTGAAAGAACAAAACGCCCGACTGGAAGACAACCCTGCCAGTGATTTGTCGACGTCCATATTTGTGAAAAGTGGTGTGCAACGGATCAAATTGACTGTTGATGACGTGGTGTATATTCAGGGGCTGAAAGATTATGCTATTATCTATACAACAACCGGCAAAATTGTTCTGAAAGGCTCCATTAAAGCCATGCATGACATTTTTCCCAGGAACCAGTTTATTCGCGTCCACAAATCCTTCATCGTAGCAGTTGCGCGAATCACCCGGATCGAACGCAACCGATTGGTGTTGACCGGTTCGTCGAAAGATAGCAGTCCAATTCCGATTGGCCGGAATTATAAGGAAGACGTTGAAAAAGCATTGACCAACCTCCGATCGTAA